The Collimonas sp. PA-H2 genome contains a region encoding:
- a CDS encoding Fis family transcriptional regulator, whose protein sequence is MSKESIQDVVKQSLEKYFKDLGEQPPSNVYDMVISTVEKPVLEAVIARAEGNQSHAAEMLGINRNTLRKKLQQHGLL, encoded by the coding sequence ATGAGTAAAGAAAGTATCCAAGACGTGGTAAAGCAAAGCCTTGAAAAGTATTTCAAGGATTTGGGCGAACAGCCGCCGTCGAATGTCTACGACATGGTGATTTCCACGGTTGAAAAACCGGTGTTGGAAGCCGTGATCGCGCGCGCCGAAGGCAACCAGTCGCATGCCGCCGAGATGTTGGGCATCAATCGCAACACCCTGCGCAAGAAATTGCAGCAGCACGGTCTTTTGTAA
- the dusB gene encoding tRNA dihydrouridine synthase DusB codes for MNIGPYFLRNNVFVAPMAGVTDRPFRQLCKELGAGYAVSEMAASNPRLWQTEKTSRRINHDGEMEPRAVQIAGADPQMLAECAKYNVDHGAQIIDINMGCPVKKVCNSWCGSALLQDEQLVARILEAVVGAVDVPVTLKFRTGWDRLNKNALNIARLAEASGIAMLTLHGRTRADGYSGDAEYQTIAAVKAAVAIPVVANGDITTPEKARQVLEYTKADAIMVGRAAQGRPWIFREIEHYLRTGAYLPAPLVAEVQQLMDEHLRAHYGFYGDYLGVRTARKHIGWYVRDLPGGEAFRQRMNLLEDCGQQLAAVNSFFESQFAFGERLQYGVAEQMAA; via the coding sequence ATGAATATTGGCCCTTATTTCCTGCGCAACAATGTTTTTGTGGCACCGATGGCTGGTGTCACGGACAGGCCGTTCCGGCAGCTCTGTAAAGAGCTGGGCGCCGGCTATGCGGTGTCGGAAATGGCTGCCTCCAATCCGCGCCTGTGGCAGACCGAGAAGACTTCGCGCCGCATCAACCACGATGGCGAGATGGAGCCGCGGGCGGTGCAGATCGCCGGCGCCGATCCGCAGATGCTGGCGGAATGTGCAAAATACAATGTTGACCACGGTGCGCAAATCATCGATATCAACATGGGTTGTCCGGTCAAGAAAGTCTGCAACAGCTGGTGCGGTTCGGCATTGTTGCAGGACGAGCAACTGGTGGCGCGTATCCTGGAAGCGGTGGTGGGCGCGGTCGATGTCCCTGTGACGCTGAAATTCCGCACCGGCTGGGATCGTCTCAACAAGAATGCCTTGAATATTGCGCGGCTGGCGGAAGCCAGCGGCATCGCCATGCTGACCTTGCATGGGCGTACGCGCGCCGACGGTTACAGCGGCGACGCCGAATACCAGACGATTGCGGCCGTCAAGGCCGCTGTGGCTATCCCGGTAGTCGCCAACGGCGACATCACGACGCCGGAAAAGGCGCGTCAGGTGCTGGAATACACCAAGGCCGACGCCATCATGGTCGGCCGCGCGGCGCAGGGCCGGCCCTGGATTTTCCGCGAGATCGAGCATTACCTGCGCACCGGCGCATATTTGCCGGCGCCGCTAGTGGCGGAAGTGCAACAACTGATGGATGAACATCTGCGCGCGCATTACGGATTCTATGGGGATTACCTGGGCGTCCGCACCGCCCGCAAGCACATTGGCTGGTATGTGCGCGATTTGCCGGGCGGCGAGGCATTCCGGCAACGCATGAACCTGCTGGAAGATTGCGGCCAGCAGCTGGCTGCAGTAAATAGCTTCTTCGAATCGCAGTTTGCGTTTGGGGAGCGGTTACAATACGGGGTGGCCGAGCAGATGGCGGCCTGA
- a CDS encoding GGDEF domain-containing protein, producing MKLNLFPSWAQRTADSELSVESTTGKKAAAGPVAANLNEEQLALVGVLHQLLQTLPQAYSGRESVKRLCQMILPASPHIRLVWVGFCQDDSEAAIKPTAIVGKALGESDHWQLSKDCFDYVAPFAQEADWEAGHDSDFQSLFAPWQAHPEKCSAKAALAIPLRSEKARMHGMMVFYADRHDYFADTGYASFQAFGHVCEVIWKQSNLSHLLTRQAQLDSLTGLLTRRRIVHVYEEAVAATATDESPLSILYCQLDEFHKINDLYGWAVADNILAAFAKDTGGQLRKSDSGGRWNATEFLYVLPATDTVDAENLAAAFLGHFKHHPVNIENWSIRLALSVGVATYGADGRGLDELIHYATQHLHSSSTVAEDEL from the coding sequence ATGAAACTTAATCTCTTTCCCTCTTGGGCGCAGCGTACTGCTGACTCCGAGTTATCGGTGGAATCGACCACGGGGAAAAAGGCTGCCGCGGGGCCTGTCGCCGCTAACCTGAATGAAGAGCAACTGGCGCTGGTCGGCGTCTTGCACCAGCTGCTGCAAACCCTGCCGCAAGCCTATAGCGGCCGTGAAAGCGTCAAGCGCCTGTGCCAGATGATCTTGCCGGCCAGTCCGCATATCCGGCTGGTCTGGGTCGGGTTTTGCCAGGATGACTCGGAGGCGGCAATCAAGCCGACCGCGATCGTCGGCAAGGCTCTGGGAGAATCGGATCATTGGCAGCTGTCCAAGGACTGTTTTGATTACGTTGCGCCGTTTGCCCAGGAAGCCGACTGGGAAGCCGGCCACGACAGCGACTTCCAGTCATTGTTTGCGCCTTGGCAAGCCCATCCGGAAAAATGTTCCGCCAAGGCGGCGCTGGCGATACCGCTGCGCTCGGAAAAAGCCCGCATGCACGGCATGATGGTGTTTTATGCCGACCGGCATGATTATTTTGCCGACACCGGGTACGCTTCGTTCCAGGCTTTCGGCCATGTCTGCGAGGTGATCTGGAAACAGTCCAACCTGTCGCATCTGCTGACGCGGCAAGCCCAGCTCGATTCGTTGACGGGCTTGCTGACGCGGCGCCGCATTGTCCATGTCTATGAAGAAGCGGTGGCCGCCACCGCGACCGACGAATCGCCGCTGTCGATTCTTTATTGCCAGCTGGACGAGTTTCACAAGATCAATGATCTCTACGGCTGGGCCGTGGCCGACAATATCTTGGCGGCGTTTGCCAAGGATACCGGCGGACAGCTGCGCAAGAGCGACAGCGGCGGCCGCTGGAATGCCACTGAATTCCTGTATGTGTTGCCGGCGACCGACACGGTGGATGCCGAAAATCTGGCCGCAGCCTTCCTTGGCCATTTCAAGCATCATCCGGTGAATATCGAAAACTGGTCGATCCGGCTGGCGCTCTCGGTAGGAGTGGCCACCTATGGCGCCGATGGCCGCGGGCTCGACGAACTGATCCATTACGCTACCCAGCATCTACACAGCTCCAGTACGGTAGCCGAAGACGAGCTCTAA
- a CDS encoding histidine phosphatase family protein: MATTEILLIRHGETDWNLERRLQGHLDIPLNQVGERQALALARSLDGIALDAVFSSDLQRARQTAVPLAAARNLPLRLDAGLRERCYGALEGLRYPEAAQRFPEAYAALMERAVDYRYPAGVHAAETMREFYERAVSTLLVVLNPGVLARIAIVAHGGVLDCIYRFANQLPLEQPRSCDIFNASINRLSWNPDWAQPLRVDGWAEMVHLDELALDEIDR; encoded by the coding sequence ATGGCAACTACTGAAATTTTATTGATACGCCACGGCGAAACGGACTGGAATCTGGAGCGCCGCCTGCAGGGCCATCTCGACATCCCGCTTAACCAGGTCGGCGAACGCCAGGCGCTGGCGCTGGCTCGCAGCCTTGACGGCATCGCACTCGACGCGGTCTTCAGCAGCGATCTGCAGCGCGCCCGGCAAACCGCGGTTCCGCTGGCAGCCGCACGTAATCTACCCCTGCGACTCGACGCCGGTTTGCGTGAGCGCTGCTACGGCGCGCTGGAAGGCCTGCGCTATCCGGAAGCGGCGCAGCGCTTTCCTGAGGCTTACGCGGCCCTGATGGAGCGCGCGGTCGACTATCGTTATCCGGCCGGAGTGCATGCGGCGGAAACCATGCGCGAGTTTTATGAACGAGCGGTAAGCACCTTGCTGGTTGTGCTGAACCCAGGCGTCTTGGCGCGGATTGCGATAGTCGCCCATGGCGGCGTGCTCGACTGCATTTACCGTTTCGCCAATCAGTTGCCGCTGGAGCAGCCGCGCAGCTGCGATATTTTCAACGCCAGCATCAATCGCCTGAGTTGGAATCCGGATTGGGCGCAGCCTTTGCGCGTGGATGGCTGGGCCGAAATGGTCCATCTGGACGAGCTGGCGCTGGACGAAATCGATCGCTGA
- a CDS encoding YbhB/YbcL family Raf kinase inhibitor-like protein, whose protein sequence is MKLWSNSFKDGAYIPGEFAFAVSHPETHISLSANRNPHFAWSQLPAATQSLVLICHDPDVPSRGDDVNQDGKTVAADLPRVDFFHWLLLDLPPATTSIAAAAFSDGVTPRGKPGPEIQNSPSLRHGLNDYTGWFAGDAAMSGDYFGYDGPCPPWNDEIVHRYIFTLYALSIPRLAVTGKFTGAQVLAAMHGHILAEEAMVGLYTLNPAL, encoded by the coding sequence ATGAAACTCTGGAGCAATTCTTTTAAGGACGGCGCCTATATCCCTGGCGAATTCGCGTTCGCCGTGAGCCATCCGGAAACCCATATCAGCTTGTCGGCCAACCGCAATCCCCACTTTGCCTGGAGCCAGTTGCCGGCCGCCACGCAATCGCTGGTGCTGATCTGCCACGATCCCGACGTGCCCTCGCGCGGCGACGACGTCAACCAGGACGGCAAGACGGTCGCGGCGGATTTGCCGCGCGTCGACTTTTTCCACTGGCTGCTGCTGGACCTGCCGCCGGCCACCACATCGATTGCCGCCGCCGCATTCAGCGATGGCGTCACGCCGCGCGGCAAGCCAGGCCCGGAAATCCAGAACAGCCCAAGCCTGCGCCACGGCTTGAATGACTATACCGGCTGGTTTGCCGGCGATGCGGCGATGAGCGGCGACTACTTCGGCTATGACGGTCCTTGCCCGCCGTGGAACGATGAAATCGTCCACCGCTATATCTTCACCTTGTACGCCCTCAGCATTCCGCGCCTGGCAGTGACCGGCAAATTCACCGGCGCGCAAGTGCTGGCGGCCATGCACGGCCACATCCTGGCGGAGGAAGCCATGGTCGGTCTATATACCTTGAATCCGGCTTTATAG
- the dtd gene encoding D-aminoacyl-tRNA deacylase → MIALLQRVSHASVVVDGATVGAIEAGLMVLLCAERGDSEKQADALLAKLLAYRVFSDDAGKMNRSVSDVGGGLLLVPQFTLAADTQSGTRPSFTPAAAPEDGRRLFDYFVRQAGSSHAQVQTGQFGADMKVSLTNDGPVTFWLQVKPPVAKA, encoded by the coding sequence ATGATCGCCCTGCTGCAACGGGTCAGCCACGCCAGCGTGGTGGTCGACGGCGCCACGGTCGGCGCCATCGAAGCCGGCCTGATGGTGCTGCTGTGCGCCGAGCGCGGCGACAGCGAAAAGCAGGCCGATGCCTTGCTCGCCAAGCTGCTGGCTTATCGCGTGTTCAGCGACGATGCCGGCAAGATGAACCGCAGCGTCAGCGACGTCGGCGGCGGCCTGCTGCTGGTGCCGCAGTTTACGTTGGCGGCGGATACGCAATCCGGCACCCGGCCTTCCTTCACGCCGGCAGCGGCGCCGGAAGACGGCCGTCGCCTGTTCGATTATTTCGTGCGCCAGGCCGGCAGCAGCCATGCGCAGGTGCAGACCGGCCAGTTTGGCGCTGACATGAAAGTGTCGCTCACCAATGACGGTCCGGTGACCTTCTGGCTGCAGGTAAAACCGCCGGTCGCTAAAGCGTAA
- the tyrS gene encoding tyrosine--tRNA ligase, translating into MAHDSQNASPQAGAAAENTPLVLSDRTQEALAITKRGVDELLIESDFARKLQRSEQSGKPLRIKLGLDPTAPDLHLGHTVVLNKMRQLQDLGHNVIFLIGDFTSMIGDPSGRNITRPPLTREQIEENAKTYFAQASLVLDPARTEIRYNSEWSDQLGARGMIQLSAKYTVARILEREDFTKRYKAGTPISVHELLYPLMQGYDSVALESDLELGGTDQKFNLLVGRELQKDYGQEPQCILTMPLLEGLDGVEKMSKSKGNYIGITEPANTMFAKVMSISDVMMWRYYELLSFKSLAQIAAYKTQVEGGQNPRDIKVALAQEIVARFHNQQAAEEALNDFNNRAKGGIPDDIPELTLSGAPLGIGQLLKQANLCPSTSEALRMVEQGGVRIDGAVISDKGLKVDAATFVIQVGKRKFARVTLTA; encoded by the coding sequence ATGGCTCACGATTCTCAAAACGCATCACCGCAAGCAGGCGCTGCTGCTGAAAACACCCCTCTGGTGCTGTCGGACCGGACCCAGGAGGCGCTGGCGATCACCAAGCGCGGCGTCGACGAACTGCTGATCGAGAGCGATTTTGCGCGCAAGCTGCAGCGCTCCGAACAAAGCGGCAAGCCGCTGCGCATCAAGCTGGGCCTGGATCCGACCGCGCCCGATCTGCATCTCGGCCATACCGTGGTGCTGAACAAGATGCGCCAGCTGCAGGACCTCGGCCACAACGTGATTTTCCTGATCGGTGACTTCACCTCGATGATCGGCGATCCATCCGGCCGCAACATCACGCGGCCGCCGCTGACGCGCGAACAGATCGAAGAAAACGCCAAGACTTATTTTGCCCAGGCCAGCCTGGTGCTGGATCCGGCCCGCACTGAAATCCGCTACAACTCGGAATGGTCGGACCAGCTCGGCGCGCGCGGCATGATCCAGCTGTCGGCCAAATACACGGTGGCGCGCATCCTGGAACGCGAGGACTTCACCAAGCGTTACAAGGCCGGTACGCCGATCTCGGTGCACGAACTGCTGTACCCGCTGATGCAGGGCTACGATTCGGTGGCGCTGGAATCCGACCTGGAGCTGGGCGGCACCGACCAGAAATTCAATCTGCTGGTGGGGCGCGAGCTGCAAAAGGATTACGGCCAGGAGCCGCAATGCATCTTGACCATGCCGCTGCTGGAAGGCCTGGACGGGGTCGAGAAGATGTCCAAGTCCAAGGGCAATTACATCGGCATCACCGAGCCGGCCAACACTATGTTCGCCAAGGTCATGAGCATTTCCGACGTCATGATGTGGCGCTACTACGAGCTGCTGTCGTTCAAGTCGCTGGCGCAGATCGCGGCTTACAAGACGCAGGTCGAGGGCGGCCAGAATCCGCGCGACATCAAGGTTGCGCTGGCGCAGGAAATCGTGGCGCGCTTCCATAACCAGCAGGCGGCGGAAGAGGCCTTGAACGATTTCAATAATCGCGCCAAAGGCGGGATTCCGGACGACATTCCCGAGCTGACCTTGAGCGGCGCGCCGCTCGGCATCGGCCAGTTGCTGAAGCAAGCCAATCTTTGCCCGTCGACCTCGGAAGCGTTACGCATGGTGGAGCAGGGCGGAGTGCGGATTGATGGTGCGGTGATCAGCGACAAGGGTTTGAAAGTCGATGCGGCAACCTTCGTGATACAGGTCGGCAAGCGCAAGTTCGCGCGCGTTACCCTGACCGCATGA
- a CDS encoding M23 family metallopeptidase, translating into MSLKDKIINLRSSIKPFFKQIPVLFTDSSRKTRIVSASAVLLTLVAFGAAGVAPLPTDPDDIPVRAISAELELPSLSEQIAKLEAQQQLYVAEDKMRAGDTLAALLTRLGVDDDEAASFIKSDSSARAMLRLKPGTAVQAQTSNDGQLQMLRATMADGRDNSPKNLLVRRDGDKFSVAEETPTVERRVEMHTGVIRSSLFAATDAADIPDSVASQIVAMFGTNINFASDLKRGDHFNVAYETFWQDGQFLRAGRILAGEFVNGGKPFQAVWFDDPDSSGQGGYYGFDGKSLKKAFLKSPLTFTRISSGFSMRVHPILGKWKKHTGVDFAAATGTPIHATADGVIDFAGVESGYGNVVIIKHDSKYSTVYAHMSRFAPTSRKGGKVSQGDVIGYVGMTGWATGPHLHYEFRVANEPRDPLSVVVPTASPLAGAELQRFKTVAADITHRFNLLSGSQATAAAPATKLASK; encoded by the coding sequence ATGTCTCTCAAAGATAAAATCATCAACTTGCGGTCCAGTATCAAGCCGTTTTTCAAGCAGATACCCGTCCTGTTTACTGATTCCTCACGTAAAACCCGTATTGTCTCCGCTTCCGCCGTGCTGTTGACCTTGGTCGCCTTTGGCGCGGCCGGTGTTGCACCGTTGCCAACGGATCCTGACGATATCCCTGTACGAGCGATTTCCGCGGAACTGGAATTGCCCAGCCTGAGTGAGCAGATTGCCAAGCTTGAAGCCCAGCAACAGTTGTATGTTGCCGAAGACAAGATGCGCGCCGGCGATACCCTGGCGGCCTTGTTGACGCGGCTGGGCGTGGACGACGATGAGGCGGCCAGCTTCATCAAGTCCGACAGCAGTGCGCGCGCCATGCTGCGCCTGAAACCGGGCACCGCGGTGCAGGCGCAGACCAGCAATGATGGCCAATTGCAAATGTTACGTGCCACCATGGCCGACGGCCGCGACAATTCACCCAAGAACCTGCTGGTCCGGCGCGATGGCGACAAGTTCAGCGTTGCCGAAGAAACACCGACCGTCGAGCGCCGCGTCGAAATGCATACGGGCGTGATCCGCTCCTCGCTGTTCGCCGCCACCGATGCAGCCGATATTCCGGACAGCGTGGCGTCGCAGATTGTCGCCATGTTCGGCACCAACATCAACTTTGCCTCCGACCTGAAACGTGGCGACCATTTCAATGTCGCTTACGAAACATTCTGGCAAGACGGTCAGTTCCTGCGCGCCGGCCGTATCCTGGCCGGCGAATTCGTCAACGGCGGCAAGCCGTTCCAGGCAGTCTGGTTCGATGATCCGGATAGCAGCGGCCAGGGCGGCTACTACGGTTTCGACGGCAAATCGCTGAAAAAGGCATTCCTGAAATCGCCGCTGACCTTCACCCGCATTTCTTCCGGCTTCTCGATGCGCGTCCACCCCATCCTCGGCAAGTGGAAGAAGCACACCGGTGTTGACTTCGCCGCCGCAACGGGCACGCCCATCCATGCCACCGCCGATGGTGTGATTGACTTCGCCGGCGTCGAAAGCGGCTACGGCAACGTCGTCATCATCAAGCACGACAGCAAGTATTCAACCGTGTACGCGCACATGAGCCGCTTCGCGCCGACCTCGCGCAAAGGCGGCAAGGTCAGCCAGGGCGACGTCATCGGCTATGTCGGCATGACCGGCTGGGCCACCGGCCCGCATCTGCACTATGAATTCCGGGTCGCCAACGAGCCGCGCGATCCGCTGTCGGTGGTAGTGCCTACCGCCAGCCCGCTGGCCGGCGCCGAGCTGCAGCGTTTCAAGACGGTGGCGGCGGATATCACCCATCGTTTCAACCTGCTGAGCGGCAGCCAGGCAACAGCGGCGGCGCCCGCTACCAAACTGGCGTCAAAGTAA
- a CDS encoding anhydro-N-acetylmuramic acid kinase, producing MSTPHSPSDLRSDLYIGLMSGTSLDGVDGVITAFAAAPAQQQPVATIASAYVPFSASLRAELMALQSAGHDEIEREALVANTLAAHYAACVERLLAEAGVQPTQIRAIGVHGQTIRHRPELGFTRQANNPSLLAELTGIDVIADFRSRDVAAGGQGAPLVPAFHQAVFADPAQTRVVVNIGGIGNISVLHGAAEENGNRDVIGFDTGPGNVLMDLWIKRHHDKDYDEGGKWAAGGQPSAVLLAQMRKEEYFAAAPPKSTGRDLFHAAWLDKQLGHAAQLKLSPADVQATLAVLTASTIADAIAQHAPAAETVYVCGGGAYNPYLMTQLAQALQSHGLKANVQSTAALGIAPNHVEAIAFAWLALRFDQRLPGNLPLVTGARGSRILGALYPA from the coding sequence ATGTCCACTCCACATTCCCCCAGCGATCTGCGCAGTGATTTGTATATTGGCCTGATGTCCGGCACCAGCCTGGATGGCGTCGATGGCGTCATCACCGCTTTTGCCGCTGCGCCGGCACAGCAACAACCCGTCGCCACCATCGCCTCGGCCTACGTGCCCTTTTCCGCCAGCCTGCGCGCCGAACTGATGGCCTTGCAAAGCGCCGGCCATGACGAGATCGAACGCGAAGCGCTGGTGGCCAATACCTTGGCCGCGCACTACGCCGCCTGCGTCGAGCGGCTGCTGGCGGAGGCCGGCGTGCAGCCAACCCAGATCCGCGCGATCGGCGTCCACGGCCAGACCATCCGCCATCGTCCCGAGCTCGGCTTTACGCGCCAGGCCAACAACCCCTCGCTGCTGGCGGAGCTCACCGGCATCGACGTCATTGCCGATTTCCGCAGCCGCGACGTCGCCGCCGGCGGCCAGGGCGCGCCTCTGGTGCCGGCTTTTCACCAGGCGGTGTTCGCCGACCCGGCGCAAACCCGGGTGGTGGTGAATATCGGCGGCATCGGCAACATCAGCGTCCTGCATGGCGCTGCGGAGGAGAACGGGAACCGCGACGTCATCGGCTTCGACACCGGACCGGGTAATGTCCTGATGGACTTGTGGATCAAACGTCATCACGACAAGGATTACGATGAAGGCGGCAAGTGGGCAGCCGGTGGCCAGCCCTCGGCGGTCTTGCTGGCGCAGATGCGCAAGGAAGAGTATTTTGCCGCCGCGCCACCCAAGAGCACCGGCCGCGACCTGTTCCATGCGGCCTGGCTGGACAAGCAATTGGGACATGCGGCGCAACTGAAGTTGAGCCCGGCCGATGTCCAGGCAACTTTGGCCGTACTGACCGCCAGCACCATCGCCGATGCGATTGCGCAGCACGCGCCAGCGGCGGAAACGGTATATGTTTGCGGCGGCGGCGCCTATAACCCTTATCTGATGACGCAGCTGGCGCAGGCGCTGCAAAGCCACGGCCTGAAGGCAAACGTGCAATCGACCGCGGCGCTGGGTATCGCCCCCAACCATGTCGAGGCGATAGCGTTCGCCTGGCTGGCGCTGCGGTTCGACCAGCGCTTGCCTGGCAATCTGCCATTGGTGACTGGAGCGCGTGGTTCACGCATCCTGGGGGCGCTCTATCCGGCCTGA
- the erpA gene encoding iron-sulfur cluster insertion protein ErpA, giving the protein MNAVAEIQDVVASPIVFTDSAAAKVAQLIEEEGNPDLKLRVFVQGGGCSGFQYGFTFDEIVNEDDTTMSKNGVQLLIDSMSYQYLVGAEIDYKDDLEGAQFVIKNPNATTTCGCGSSFSA; this is encoded by the coding sequence ATGAATGCTGTCGCTGAAATCCAAGATGTAGTCGCATCCCCTATCGTGTTTACCGATAGCGCCGCCGCCAAAGTTGCGCAACTGATCGAAGAAGAAGGCAATCCCGACCTCAAATTGCGCGTATTCGTGCAGGGTGGCGGTTGCTCAGGCTTCCAGTACGGCTTCACTTTTGATGAAATCGTCAATGAAGACGACACCACCATGAGCAAGAACGGCGTGCAGTTGCTGATCGACTCGATGAGCTACCAGTATCTGGTCGGCGCCGAAATCGATTACAAGGACGACCTGGAGGGCGCGCAATTCGTGATCAAGAATCCGAATGCAACCACCACTTGCGGTTGCGGTTCTTCGTTCTCGGCTTGA
- a CDS encoding polymer-forming cytoskeletal protein has translation MFNRKAKSTIDSLIGSSTSIQGDVHFKGGLRIDGHVKGNVVAEVGQASVLVISESAKVEGEVRVAHLVVNGEISGNVFSSELLELQPKARITGDVNYKALEMHSGALVSGKLTHEQNVIEPVLKLAMTQSA, from the coding sequence ATGTTCAACCGCAAAGCAAAGAGCACCATCGACAGCCTGATCGGCTCGTCGACCAGCATCCAGGGCGATGTCCACTTCAAGGGCGGTCTACGTATCGACGGCCACGTCAAGGGCAACGTGGTGGCCGAAGTGGGCCAGGCCAGCGTGCTGGTGATTTCCGAGAGCGCCAAGGTGGAAGGCGAAGTGCGGGTTGCGCATCTGGTGGTCAACGGCGAGATCAGCGGCAACGTTTTCTCGTCGGAACTGCTTGAATTGCAGCCGAAAGCCCGCATAACCGGTGATGTCAATTACAAGGCGCTGGAAATGCATAGCGGCGCCCTGGTGAGCGGCAAGCTGACCCATGAACAGAACGTGATCGAGCCGGTGTTAAAACTTGCCATGACGCAATCTGCCTGA
- a CDS encoding DUF6776 family protein, producing the protein MKYKLWVRRMSISAPKMTVKSHFPWPLKALFLIVVLGFGGAIAMWMYDLGRDFTGHSPGISKQQLADLNEKVSSLTAERDRFSTTVNAAESRMNIEKAAQEQLGQQIKMLEAENAKLKEDLAFFEGLLPNATGNQGITIQRLTAELQTPTQLRYRMLIMQGGKAPSFTGEMQLLVTATVAGKSTVLTFPSVSATAADKAAYKLDFKYYQRVEAELTLPEGAVVKAIQAKVMDKGQMRAQQTTNL; encoded by the coding sequence ATGAAGTACAAGCTGTGGGTCCGGCGCATGTCGATCTCGGCGCCGAAAATGACCGTGAAAAGCCATTTTCCGTGGCCGCTGAAGGCGCTTTTCCTGATCGTGGTGCTCGGTTTCGGCGGCGCCATCGCCATGTGGATGTACGATCTGGGCCGCGATTTTACCGGTCACAGTCCGGGCATCAGCAAGCAGCAGCTGGCCGACCTGAACGAAAAGGTCAGCAGCCTGACGGCGGAGCGCGACCGCTTTTCGACCACCGTCAATGCTGCCGAAAGCCGGATGAATATCGAGAAGGCGGCGCAAGAACAACTGGGCCAGCAGATCAAGATGCTGGAAGCCGAAAACGCCAAGCTGAAAGAGGACCTGGCGTTTTTTGAGGGTTTGCTGCCGAATGCGACCGGCAACCAAGGCATTACCATTCAGCGCCTGACCGCGGAATTGCAGACGCCGACGCAGCTGCGTTACCGGATGCTGATCATGCAGGGCGGTAAAGCGCCTAGTTTCACCGGCGAAATGCAATTGCTGGTGACGGCGACGGTGGCGGGAAAAAGCACGGTGCTGACTTTTCCTAGCGTCAGCGCGACGGCGGCCGACAAGGCTGCCTACAAGTTGGATTTCAAGTATTACCAGCGGGTCGAGGCCGAACTGACTTTGCCGGAAGGCGCTGTGGTCAAGGCGATTCAAGCCAAGGTCATGGACAAAGGCCAGATGCGGGCGCAGCAAACCACTAATTTGTAA
- the argC gene encoding N-acetyl-gamma-glutamyl-phosphate reductase produces the protein MIKVGIVGGTGYTGVELLRLLATHPQVQLQAVTSRKEDGMPIADMYPSLRGRVALAFSAPETANLTECDVVFFATPHGVAMAQTPELLAAGVKVIDLAADFRLQDTAVFEKWYKMPHSCPELLKEAVYGLPELNRAAIKDARIIGNPGCYPTTMQLGLAPLLKAGVVDAGHLIADCKSGVSGAGRKAEVAMLFSEASDNFKAYGVSGHRHSPETVEQLGKLAGQKIGLLFTPHLVPMIRGMHSTIYARLTKELDNAALQALFEDAYKNEPFVDVMPFGSHPETRSTRGSNMLRIALHRPDDGDTLVVLVVQDNLVKGSAGQAVQCMNLMFGLEETTGLMHVPVMP, from the coding sequence ATGATCAAAGTCGGGATTGTGGGTGGTACGGGATATACCGGGGTCGAGTTGCTGCGTTTGCTGGCAACCCATCCGCAGGTGCAGTTGCAGGCAGTGACTTCGCGCAAGGAAGACGGCATGCCGATTGCGGACATGTACCCGTCGCTGCGCGGCCGCGTTGCACTGGCATTCTCGGCGCCTGAAACAGCCAACCTGACCGAATGCGACGTCGTATTCTTCGCCACCCCGCATGGCGTCGCCATGGCGCAGACCCCTGAGTTGCTGGCTGCCGGCGTCAAGGTAATCGACCTGGCTGCCGATTTCCGCCTGCAGGACACCGCGGTGTTCGAAAAATGGTACAAGATGCCGCACAGCTGCCCCGAACTGCTGAAAGAAGCAGTGTACGGCTTGCCTGAGCTGAACCGCGCCGCCATCAAGGATGCGCGCATCATCGGCAATCCAGGCTGCTATCCGACCACCATGCAGCTCGGCCTGGCGCCGCTGCTGAAGGCCGGCGTGGTGGATGCAGGGCATCTGATCGCCGATTGCAAATCGGGTGTTTCCGGCGCCGGCCGCAAGGCCGAAGTCGCCATGCTGTTCTCTGAGGCCAGCGATAATTTCAAGGCTTACGGAGTCTCCGGCCATCGCCATTCGCCGGAAACCGTGGAGCAGCTGGGCAAGCTCGCCGGACAGAAAATCGGCCTGCTGTTTACGCCGCATCTGGTGCCGATGATACGCGGCATGCATTCCACCATCTACGCCCGCCTGACCAAAGAACTCGACAATGCCGCACTGCAGGCGCTGTTCGAGGATGCTTACAAGAACGAACCGTTTGTCGACGTGATGCCGTTCGGCTCCCATCCGGAAACCCGTTCTACCCGCGGCTCCAACATGCTGCGCATCGCCCTGCATCGCCCGGATGACGGCGATACCCTGGTGGTGCTGGTAGTGCAGGATAACCTGGTCAAGGGTTCGGCCGGCCAGGCAGTGCAATGCATGAACTTGATGTTCGGTCTGGAAGAAACGACTGGTCTGATGCACGTGCCGGTCATGCCATGA